From a region of the Halanaerobium hydrogeniformans genome:
- a CDS encoding peptidoglycan-binding protein: protein MLIEKKNEESKENNILINIFKFKQFKFGILILLLLLFLGSQNTMVFNNQVFAQPDNTGSRESFSSSQAESIFSSNQILRENDRGENVKKAQKILRQKGFYQGEIDGHYGHQTRLAVIKFQKIAGLQADGVLGPKTLSKLTAEGENDVAEYTVQSGDSLWVLARRFDSSINELKAINNLNSDSIRAGDKLKIPGDNHSSFSVNIVDMEWSKVDSIFPRESKAIITDVETGLSLEVKRLYGTNHADVEPLTAQDTRILRSIYGGSWSWERRSVIVYVDNHLIAGSINGKPHGGAAIENNNFPGHICLHFKNSRLHNNGTKDPEHQNMIESVVENDIYDL from the coding sequence ATGCTGATAGAGAAAAAAAATGAAGAATCTAAAGAAAATAATATTTTAATAAATATATTTAAATTTAAGCAATTTAAGTTTGGGATACTGATACTGCTTTTACTCTTATTTTTGGGAAGTCAAAACACTATGGTTTTTAATAATCAAGTTTTTGCACAGCCGGATAATACAGGCAGCAGAGAAAGCTTTTCCAGCAGCCAGGCAGAATCAATTTTTTCCAGTAATCAAATTTTACGTGAAAATGATCGCGGTGAGAATGTAAAAAAAGCTCAAAAGATTCTTAGACAAAAAGGTTTTTATCAGGGGGAAATTGATGGTCATTACGGACATCAGACAAGGCTGGCTGTGATTAAATTCCAAAAAATAGCTGGGTTACAGGCTGATGGTGTTTTGGGTCCTAAAACTTTAAGCAAATTAACTGCAGAAGGAGAAAATGATGTTGCTGAATATACTGTACAGTCAGGAGATAGTCTGTGGGTTCTGGCAAGAAGGTTTGATAGCAGCATTAATGAACTCAAAGCAATTAATAATTTAAATTCTGATAGTATAAGAGCAGGAGATAAGTTAAAAATTCCTGGTGACAATCACAGTTCTTTTTCGGTTAATATTGTTGACATGGAATGGAGCAAGGTAGATTCTATTTTTCCCAGGGAATCTAAAGCAATTATAACTGATGTAGAAACAGGTTTAAGCCTTGAGGTTAAAAGACTTTATGGAACAAATCATGCAGATGTTGAACCACTAACTGCTCAGGATACTAGAATTTTACGTAGTATTTATGGTGGTAGCTGGAGCTGGGAGAGAAGATCAGTAATTGTTTATGTTGACAATCATTTAATTGCAGGTTCTATAAATGGTAAACCACATGGTGGTGCAGCCATAGAAAACAATAACTTTCCAGGCCATATCTGTCTTCACTTTAAAAACAGTCGCTTACATAATAATGGAACAAAAGATCCTGAACATCAAAATATGATTGAAAGTGTTGTTGAAAATGATATTTATGATCTTTAA
- a CDS encoding sensor histidine kinase has translation MEIIFSKIKEFFSKDKRSIRTRIISVFIIIIIILNLVFFFSFIRREREIQIYQDNVDINFKLNQLSLEITENSRYFSLYFQNRNEENREMYLNSREKIMGLISDIEAEVAQDQKSRTFYRNLNNMLNYHDELVNEVLETNIFDSSTYQTLTRIDTLYSYMSSHSQNLINSYLEHHSRSYVDLLISTQERTKTIYLIIILISIAVFIFSVLFTNNILKAIEKLSYSARYLSLGHWDIEDIEEIRYRELNILGQTFNLMKNNIKKYINELKEKAELENKLNKQKMKNIEKERLLKESQLLNLQMQMDPHFLFNTLNTVSRTAMFENAKKTQKLIIAISKIMRYNLDHTGKLVSLEKEIEVLKAYLTIQKTRFEEQMEFDIQINGDISDIEIPPMLLQPVVENAIIHGLSDKDSGGQVIIRIERKATNLKIIIEDNGIGIKKERLVSILNGKINDKDESQKGSLGLLNVKKRLKLQYGKDLLSIKTEVDKGTKIIINIPLTAGGNDV, from the coding sequence GTGGAAATAATATTTTCTAAAATAAAGGAGTTTTTTAGTAAAGATAAACGTTCAATAAGAACTAGAATTATTAGTGTTTTTATTATAATAATTATTATCTTAAATTTAGTTTTCTTTTTTTCTTTTATCAGAAGAGAAAGAGAAATCCAAATTTATCAAGATAATGTAGATATAAATTTTAAATTAAATCAGCTGTCATTAGAAATAACTGAAAACTCTCGTTATTTCTCGCTTTATTTTCAAAACAGAAATGAAGAAAACAGAGAGATGTATTTAAATTCTAGGGAAAAAATTATGGGTTTAATTTCAGATATAGAAGCGGAAGTAGCTCAAGATCAAAAGAGTAGAACTTTTTATAGAAATTTAAACAATATGTTAAATTATCATGATGAGTTGGTCAATGAAGTCCTAGAGACTAATATTTTTGATTCCAGCACTTATCAGACTTTAACCAGAATAGACACATTATATTCCTATATGAGCAGTCATTCTCAAAATCTTATTAATTCTTATTTAGAGCATCACAGTAGAAGTTATGTAGATTTATTGATCAGCACTCAGGAGAGAACAAAAACTATTTATTTAATTATTATTTTGATCAGTATAGCAGTTTTTATTTTTTCAGTTTTATTTACCAACAATATTTTAAAAGCAATAGAAAAACTTTCTTATTCTGCTCGTTATCTATCTTTAGGCCACTGGGATATTGAAGATATAGAAGAAATTAGATATAGAGAATTAAATATATTGGGACAAACTTTTAATTTAATGAAAAATAATATTAAAAAATATATAAATGAGTTAAAAGAAAAAGCCGAATTGGAAAACAAATTAAATAAACAGAAGATGAAAAACATCGAAAAAGAAAGACTTTTAAAAGAATCGCAATTATTAAATCTGCAGATGCAGATGGATCCACATTTTTTATTTAACACTTTAAATACAGTTTCGAGGACAGCAATGTTCGAAAATGCTAAAAAAACTCAAAAGTTAATAATAGCTATTTCAAAAATAATGCGTTACAATCTTGATCACACTGGTAAGTTGGTAAGTTTAGAAAAAGAAATTGAAGTTTTAAAAGCATATTTAACTATTCAGAAAACTCGTTTTGAAGAACAGATGGAGTTTGATATACAGATAAATGGAGATATTTCTGATATTGAAATCCCCCCAATGCTCTTACAACCTGTTGTTGAAAATGCTATTATTCATGGTTTATCTGATAAAGATTCAGGTGGTCAAGTGATAATTAGAATTGAAAGAAAAGCTACAAACTTGAAAATAATTATTGAAGATAATGGTATAGGTATTAAAAAAGAAAGATTAGTAAGTATTCTAAATGGGAAAATAAATGACAAAGATGAATCACAAAAAGGTAGTCTTGGTTTGTTGAATGTAAAAAAACGCTTAAAGCTTCAATACGGAAAAGATTTACTTTCAATAAAAACGGAAGTCGATAAAGGTACAAAAATAATAATTAATATTCCTTTAACAGCAGGAGGTAATGATGTATAA
- a CDS encoding response regulator transcription factor, with protein sequence MYKILIAEDEKIERKAIKFYLNEFYSKEFEIVAEIANGKEAVKKALENDVDLVLMDIKMPKMDGLEAAKKIKEKNEEIEIIILTAHSEFDYAKKSIEIGVIDYLVKPYLEDDFCRVIDKSLAKIKEKEINKSREKNLVNKVKETLPFLEKEIILEVVYNTKASLVNFEEHKKLLGIEAAEHQFLLLSAKPREKLSDTFFYKAKKIVKKHFKGTISYNGLNDIIFLIIADNLEDDAEQKKMDIIINELKKNYNEKYNSRLYLKKSRVIKDIKNLNQIYNKTRSHLFESELQIDSYPYQREKNIFAKIIDKDQNAAETEFAEVYQYLIEEENCDISSIRSYLRRFVIFLNRRIMEYYNREEPLFNLEKTENEIAAISDLENLKLYVENLINKIILNISHTHKEQKVEVIEKVKQYIQDNYCHDITLEMVAEHIAFSKYYLSKLFKEVEGINYKDYLIKVRMEKAKELLKDGVKIKVVAQKVGYSNRNYFSRSFKKYTGISPGKYK encoded by the coding sequence ATGTATAAAATTTTAATTGCAGAAGATGAAAAGATTGAAAGAAAAGCTATTAAATTCTATTTAAATGAGTTTTATTCTAAAGAATTTGAAATTGTTGCAGAAATTGCAAATGGAAAAGAAGCAGTTAAAAAGGCACTTGAAAATGATGTAGACTTAGTATTGATGGATATTAAAATGCCTAAAATGGATGGTTTAGAAGCTGCCAAAAAAATTAAAGAAAAAAATGAAGAGATTGAGATTATTATATTAACTGCTCACAGTGAATTTGATTATGCAAAAAAATCAATTGAAATTGGAGTTATTGATTATTTAGTAAAACCATATCTTGAAGATGATTTTTGTCGAGTAATTGATAAAAGTTTAGCTAAAATAAAAGAGAAAGAAATAAATAAATCCAGAGAAAAAAATCTTGTTAATAAAGTTAAAGAAACCTTACCTTTTTTAGAAAAAGAAATAATTCTAGAAGTTGTTTATAACACAAAAGCTTCTTTAGTTAATTTTGAAGAACATAAAAAATTATTAGGTATAGAGGCTGCTGAACATCAGTTTCTTCTTTTGAGTGCCAAACCACGAGAAAAATTATCTGATACTTTTTTTTATAAAGCAAAAAAAATAGTAAAGAAGCATTTCAAAGGAACTATTTCTTATAATGGTTTAAATGATATAATTTTTTTAATAATTGCTGATAATTTAGAGGATGATGCTGAACAAAAAAAAATGGATATCATCATAAATGAGCTTAAGAAAAATTATAATGAAAAATATAATTCGCGTTTATATCTTAAAAAAAGCAGGGTAATTAAAGATATAAAAAACTTAAACCAAATTTATAATAAAACTAGATCACATCTTTTTGAAAGTGAGCTTCAAATTGATAGCTATCCTTATCAAAGAGAAAAAAATATTTTTGCTAAAATAATTGATAAAGATCAAAATGCTGCTGAAACAGAATTTGCAGAAGTCTATCAATATTTAATTGAAGAAGAGAATTGTGATATTTCAAGTATAAGATCCTATTTAAGACGCTTTGTTATCTTTTTAAATAGAAGGATCATGGAATATTACAATAGAGAAGAGCCACTATTCAATTTAGAAAAAACAGAAAATGAAATTGCAGCTATAAGTGATTTAGAAAACTTAAAGCTTTATGTTGAAAACTTGATCAACAAAATAATCTTAAATATAAGTCACACACATAAAGAACAAAAAGTTGAAGTTATAGAAAAAGTAAAACAATATATTCAGGATAATTATTGTCATGATATTACTCTAGAGATGGTTGCAGAACATATAGCTTTTAGCAAATACTATTTAAGCAAATTGTTTAAAGAGGTTGAAGGTATAAATTATAAAGATTATTTAATCAAGGTTAGAATGGAGAAAGCTAAAGAACTGTTAAAAGATGGTGTAAAGATAAAAGTAGTTGCCCAAAAAGTGGGATATTCAAATCGTAATTATTTCAGTAGATCCTTTAAAAAATATACGGGTATTTCACCCGGTAAATACAAATAG
- a CDS encoding TRAP transporter substrate-binding protein: MKKIFAFVLVAVLVFSFGVQAQEMTLRLADNQPEGYPTVVGAEEFARLVEERTDGRIKIEIYPGGVLGDESSTIEQIQFGAIDFVRTSITPMSNFEPAMDVLSLPYLYPSDDFMFEVLQSEIGEGILEGLEDSGIVGLTWYDAGARSFYTADKRVESVEDLEGLRIRVQESGLMMDMVEALGASPTPIAWGEVYSALQTGVVDAAENNYPGWYYNSHHEVAPYFVEDEHNRIPELIIMSKITWDSLSPEDQDIIKEAAVESTDTQREAWAERTEEAKELAVEEGAEIITLSEEKQAEFQDAVMDMYPEYSEGYEDLLESILNFEVE, encoded by the coding sequence ATGAAAAAGATTTTTGCTTTCGTTTTAGTTGCTGTTCTGGTATTTTCATTTGGTGTTCAGGCTCAGGAAATGACACTTCGCCTGGCTGATAACCAACCTGAAGGATATCCAACAGTTGTTGGTGCTGAAGAATTTGCCCGTTTAGTTGAAGAAAGAACTGATGGTAGAATTAAGATCGAAATTTATCCTGGTGGTGTTTTAGGAGATGAAAGTTCTACAATAGAACAGATTCAGTTTGGTGCAATTGATTTTGTAAGAACTTCAATTACTCCAATGTCTAACTTCGAACCTGCTATGGATGTATTATCACTTCCTTACTTATATCCTAGTGATGATTTCATGTTTGAAGTTCTTCAAAGTGAAATTGGAGAAGGAATCCTGGAAGGTTTAGAAGATTCAGGTATTGTTGGTTTAACCTGGTATGATGCTGGTGCTCGTAGTTTTTATACAGCAGATAAAAGAGTAGAAAGTGTTGAAGATTTAGAAGGATTAAGAATTAGAGTTCAGGAAAGTGGTTTGATGATGGATATGGTAGAAGCTTTAGGTGCATCACCTACTCCTATCGCCTGGGGTGAAGTATACAGTGCCCTACAAACTGGAGTTGTAGATGCTGCAGAAAACAACTATCCTGGATGGTATTACAACAGTCACCATGAAGTTGCTCCATATTTTGTAGAAGATGAGCATAACCGTATTCCTGAGTTAATTATTATGAGTAAAATTACCTGGGATAGCTTAAGCCCAGAAGATCAGGATATTATTAAAGAAGCAGCAGTTGAATCAACTGATACTCAGCGAGAAGCATGGGCTGAAAGAACAGAAGAAGCTAAAGAACTGGCTGTAGAAGAAGGAGCAGAGATTATTACTTTATCCGAAGAAAAACAAGCAGAATTCCAGGATGCAGTAATGGATATGTATCCAGAATATAGTGAAGGATATGAAGATTTACTTGAAAGTATTCTTAATTTCGAAGTAGAGTAA
- a CDS encoding TRAP transporter small permease — translation MKDNKKTGFIKSGIELSDKLLNYLAMFFLIIMVVVVSTTVFTRYVFNFTLRWTDEVALLMMIWFGFIGMALGVKESIHLSIEFFMSLLPDKFQEFIYRIEDILVGLFGWFLLRYGWQLYNATKRTRLPATKWSRGLLFIVLPISGFLIIIYSLAKMFSVIKHGTKIARVDECEGEE, via the coding sequence ATGAAAGATAATAAAAAAACAGGATTTATTAAATCTGGCATTGAACTTTCTGATAAATTACTTAATTATCTTGCAATGTTTTTTTTAATTATTATGGTTGTGGTTGTTAGTACAACTGTATTTACCCGTTATGTATTTAATTTTACTTTAAGATGGACCGATGAGGTTGCCCTATTGATGATGATCTGGTTTGGGTTTATTGGAATGGCTTTAGGAGTTAAAGAATCAATTCATTTAAGTATAGAATTTTTTATGAGTTTACTACCCGATAAATTTCAGGAGTTTATTTATAGAATTGAAGATATATTAGTAGGTCTTTTTGGTTGGTTTTTATTAAGGTATGGATGGCAATTATATAATGCTACAAAAAGAACTAGATTGCCAGCAACTAAATGGTCAAGAGGCCTATTGTTTATAGTACTACCAATTTCAGGTTTTTTGATTATAATTTATTCTTTAGCAAAAATGTTTTCTGTAATTAAGCATGGCACTAAAATTGCTAGAGTTGATGAATGTGAGGGGGAAGAATAG